Proteins encoded by one window of Chondromyces crocatus:
- a CDS encoding ATPase, T2SS/T4P/T4SS family, translating to MDLELYIETEEGAQRSELLTTNGQIAIGRHSQCTLYLDGDRVSRVHAVVELRPEGFWLEDRSSNGTIVGERLIRKEATEAPYWTPVIIGTHTILFRPTSPAGAPGPLPVPRPPPMPGHLLETSTANPIMAAAFPQRTDAEGDSTTGDATQMELGDAAGPAAQPAALHSVPAPRPPPPPPARVHEAGVVKPSAPPQFPAERVILGAGLGPPPEPPPPVPPMFSAGVPSPGNVGPVTAPPFGPPPPPPSNLGLPPYGPPPAPSSMGMPSHGPPPAPSSMGMPAQHGLPPGPAPLGAHPHGPPPPHGAPPTPPPMAMHPHGPPHGAPPAPSSSMGHPAGPPPAPPSNLGLPLHAMQGPAPHGAAPGGPPHPGPAGETVSAPAHAPMGARPTDEYAALRREIHAKLLENLDLAKLDAAKLDDPSMRPRVLVALRRIVGQMSSRLDPSIDRDSLVGELADEALGLGPLERFLSDPTISEIMVVDPQTIYVEQGGKIVHTGARFTDDERVRAVIERIVTPLGRRIDESSPLVDARLKDGSRVNAVIKPLALRGSCITIRRFSKVPLTMEKLVGFGALTQRMARFLERSVVVKKNVIISGGTGSGKTTLLNVLSSAIPSDERIVTIEDAAELQLGQPHVVGMESRPANMEGRGEYTIRDLVRNALRMRPDRIVVGECRGGEALDMLQAMNTGHDGSLTTTHSNSPPEAVARIETLALMGGLDLPSRAIREQIAGSIHLVVQQTRFSDGSRKIADISEVSGIEDDGTIGIRPIFQFVRTGTGPGGKVIGEHRATGYLPSFLEDFIVAGLVKPGEPYL from the coding sequence ATGGATCTCGAGCTGTACATCGAGACGGAAGAGGGGGCGCAGCGCAGCGAGCTGCTGACGACGAACGGCCAGATCGCCATCGGCCGGCACTCGCAGTGCACGCTCTACCTCGATGGCGATCGGGTCTCGCGCGTGCACGCGGTGGTCGAGCTGCGCCCCGAAGGGTTCTGGCTGGAAGACCGATCGAGCAACGGGACGATCGTCGGGGAGCGCCTGATCCGCAAGGAGGCAACCGAAGCGCCTTACTGGACGCCGGTGATCATCGGCACGCACACGATTCTCTTCCGGCCCACCTCTCCGGCCGGGGCGCCAGGGCCGCTGCCGGTACCGCGCCCACCGCCGATGCCTGGGCACCTACTCGAGACGAGCACCGCCAACCCCATCATGGCAGCAGCGTTCCCTCAGCGAACCGATGCCGAGGGGGACTCGACGACGGGGGACGCAACGCAAATGGAGCTGGGGGATGCAGCAGGGCCAGCGGCGCAGCCGGCCGCGCTGCACTCGGTACCGGCGCCTCGACCGCCTCCTCCGCCACCGGCGCGTGTCCATGAGGCCGGCGTCGTCAAGCCGAGCGCTCCCCCTCAGTTTCCAGCAGAGCGCGTGATCCTGGGGGCCGGGCTTGGCCCTCCCCCGGAGCCGCCGCCGCCGGTGCCACCGATGTTCTCGGCGGGCGTTCCGTCGCCCGGCAATGTCGGCCCGGTGACGGCGCCGCCCTTTGGCCCTCCTCCTCCTCCACCATCGAACCTGGGGTTGCCACCGTACGGGCCGCCTCCTGCGCCCTCGTCGATGGGCATGCCCTCGCACGGGCCGCCTCCCGCCCCCTCGTCGATGGGCATGCCCGCACAGCACGGGCTGCCACCAGGCCCAGCGCCGCTCGGCGCACATCCGCACGGGCCACCACCGCCTCATGGCGCGCCGCCAACGCCGCCTCCGATGGCGATGCATCCGCACGGGCCGCCACACGGCGCACCGCCCGCGCCCTCCTCGTCGATGGGGCACCCCGCGGGACCGCCCCCAGCACCACCGTCGAACCTGGGGCTGCCCCTGCACGCGATGCAGGGACCGGCGCCGCATGGCGCTGCGCCGGGAGGACCACCTCACCCGGGTCCCGCCGGGGAGACCGTGTCCGCGCCGGCGCACGCGCCGATGGGGGCGAGGCCGACAGACGAGTACGCGGCGCTCCGGCGAGAGATCCACGCGAAGCTTCTGGAGAACCTCGATCTGGCGAAGCTCGACGCCGCAAAGCTCGACGATCCATCGATGAGGCCCCGCGTGCTCGTGGCGCTCCGACGCATCGTGGGACAGATGTCTTCGCGTCTCGATCCGAGCATCGACCGGGATTCCCTCGTGGGCGAGCTGGCCGACGAGGCGCTCGGCCTCGGGCCGCTGGAGCGGTTTCTGTCGGATCCGACCATCAGCGAGATCATGGTGGTCGATCCACAGACGATCTACGTGGAGCAGGGCGGCAAGATCGTCCACACCGGCGCGCGCTTCACGGACGACGAGCGGGTGCGGGCGGTGATCGAGCGCATCGTGACGCCCCTCGGGCGCCGCATCGACGAGTCGTCACCCCTCGTGGATGCTCGCCTGAAAGACGGGTCGCGCGTCAACGCGGTGATCAAACCGCTGGCGCTCCGCGGCTCGTGCATCACCATCCGCCGCTTCTCGAAGGTGCCGCTGACGATGGAGAAGCTGGTGGGCTTCGGTGCGCTCACACAGCGGATGGCCCGCTTCTTGGAGCGGAGCGTCGTCGTCAAAAAGAACGTGATCATCTCGGGAGGTACGGGCAGCGGCAAGACGACGTTGCTCAATGTGCTCTCCAGCGCAATCCCGTCGGACGAGCGGATCGTGACCATCGAGGACGCCGCGGAGCTGCAGCTCGGGCAGCCTCACGTGGTGGGGATGGAGTCGCGGCCCGCGAACATGGAAGGGCGCGGTGAGTACACGATCCGCGATCTGGTCAGGAACGCGCTGCGCATGCGGCCCGATCGGATCGTGGTCGGCGAGTGCCGTGGCGGCGAAGCGCTGGACATGCTCCAGGCCATGAATACGGGCCACGACGGGTCGCTGACCACGACCCACTCCAACTCGCCCCCGGAAGCGGTGGCGCGCATCGAGACGCTGGCCCTCATGGGCGGTCTGGACCTGCCCTCGCGCGCGATCCGGGAGCAGATCGCGGGAAGCATCCACCTCGTGGTGCAGCAGACCCGCTTCTCCGATGGAAGCCGCAAGATCGCCGACATCTCGGAGGTGTCCGGGATCGAGGACGACGGGACGATTGGTATCCGGCCGATCTTCCAGTTCGTCAGGACGGGGACGGGGCCAGGCGGAAAGGTCATCGGCGAGCATCGCGCGACGGGGTATCTGCCGTCGTTCCTGGAGGACTTCATCGTCGCCGGTCTGGTGAAACCTGGGGAGCCGTACCTGTGA
- a CDS encoding type II and III secretion system protein family protein → MSARERLGVGVGVGRSSAMLRWSTLGAGFCASVTLAATMALATFPAEALAQRAPAGARPGEGRAEEKSISLGVGESKTLPASDVKQYSEGTGGIAEIKTTPDGKKFIISGQKAGTTSLLLIKNDGSQTNWTIRVYSQAPNEVESELEQLLQGYTGIRVRRIGTRLFIEGGVQNQADMDRIKQIADLYPGQVESLVTVGTGAVDRNLNIRVDFFFVQYNQTSAYGVGIDWPSRFGGTPIQSTFSFDFVTRAPVANARVINHPLPALDFAASRGWAKVLKQSAVITTNGNEATFESGGEVNVEIATGLAVNIQQIKYGTNVTVQPRYDPRSGKIEVKLAAEVSDLIPSAGTTLPGRNTSKLSTLVFLKIGESLVVSGIRTSGQRHQINGMPYLSRIPVLGVLFGSHSDNQEEVEGALFIIPSVVESVPRASYDMVKAAMDQYEEYSGGIATVNSFSKTPPAYGSSGPPAPAKK, encoded by the coding sequence ATGAGCGCGCGAGAGCGGCTGGGCGTTGGTGTGGGGGTCGGACGGAGTTCGGCAATGCTGCGATGGTCCACGCTGGGTGCTGGTTTCTGTGCGTCGGTGACGCTGGCCGCGACGATGGCGCTCGCCACGTTTCCGGCCGAAGCGCTGGCCCAGCGCGCCCCTGCCGGCGCACGGCCCGGTGAGGGGCGAGCCGAGGAGAAGAGCATCAGCCTCGGTGTCGGGGAGAGCAAGACGCTGCCCGCCTCCGACGTGAAGCAGTACTCGGAAGGCACGGGCGGGATCGCGGAGATCAAGACCACGCCCGACGGCAAGAAGTTCATCATCTCCGGGCAGAAGGCGGGCACGACGTCGCTGCTGCTCATCAAGAACGATGGGAGCCAGACGAACTGGACGATCCGCGTTTACTCGCAGGCGCCGAACGAGGTGGAGAGCGAGCTGGAGCAGCTGCTCCAGGGCTACACCGGCATCCGGGTGCGGCGGATCGGGACGCGGCTGTTCATCGAAGGCGGCGTCCAGAACCAGGCCGACATGGACCGCATCAAGCAGATCGCCGATCTGTATCCGGGTCAGGTCGAGTCGCTGGTCACGGTGGGGACAGGCGCAGTCGATCGGAACCTCAACATCCGGGTCGACTTCTTCTTCGTTCAGTACAACCAGACCTCCGCCTACGGCGTGGGCATCGACTGGCCGAGCCGCTTCGGTGGCACGCCCATCCAGTCGACGTTCTCCTTCGACTTCGTCACGCGCGCGCCGGTCGCGAACGCGCGGGTGATCAACCATCCGCTGCCGGCGCTGGACTTCGCCGCGAGCCGTGGGTGGGCCAAGGTCCTCAAGCAGTCGGCGGTGATCACCACCAATGGGAACGAGGCCACGTTCGAGAGCGGTGGTGAGGTCAACGTGGAGATCGCGACGGGGCTCGCGGTCAACATCCAGCAGATCAAGTACGGGACGAACGTGACCGTACAGCCCCGCTACGACCCGCGCTCGGGCAAGATCGAAGTGAAGCTGGCGGCCGAGGTGTCGGATCTGATCCCCTCGGCCGGGACCACGTTGCCGGGCAGGAACACGTCGAAGCTGTCCACGCTGGTGTTCTTGAAGATCGGCGAGTCGCTGGTCGTCTCGGGGATCCGCACGTCCGGTCAGCGCCACCAGATCAACGGCATGCCGTACCTCAGCCGCATCCCTGTGCTCGGCGTGCTGTTCGGCAGCCACTCCGACAACCAGGAAGAGGTGGAGGGGGCGCTGTTCATCATCCCGAGCGTGGTCGAGTCGGTGCCGCGGGCGTCGTACGACATGGTCAAGGCGGCGATGGATCAGTACGAGGAATACTCGGGTGGGATCGCTACGGTGAACTCCTTCTCGAAGACGCCGCCCGCTTACGGGAGCAGCGGCCCGCCGGCTCCCGCAAAGAAGTAG
- the cpaB gene encoding Flp pilus assembly protein CpaB — MNRRALLIALIVAAMGALILAAYLHRFELEARGGESIQLLTALKPVPAGSLITDDMLATRSVPRAYVEDRAILAKDREKIVGLRMGQTVQAQQTLMWTDLAIAMEERRNLSSLVQPGMRAVTVSASSRADKSYALIQPGDRIDVVATVPSGVNKEQTSSVVLLQNVLVLAVGTDTTIDQVERANSKDKSELLLSLSLTVQEAQLLSLATEKGKLSVALRNPDDVRVTEGISDMSSSALADVQARGQAQGVRKAAPVGPVKIEAER; from the coding sequence ATGAACCGACGCGCACTCCTCATCGCGCTGATCGTCGCCGCCATGGGCGCGCTGATCTTGGCCGCGTACCTGCATCGATTCGAGCTCGAGGCGCGCGGGGGCGAATCGATACAGCTCCTGACCGCGCTCAAGCCCGTCCCCGCAGGCTCGCTCATCACGGACGACATGCTGGCGACGCGCTCGGTTCCACGCGCCTACGTGGAGGACCGCGCCATTCTCGCAAAAGACCGCGAGAAGATCGTGGGCCTGCGCATGGGGCAGACCGTGCAAGCGCAGCAGACGCTCATGTGGACCGACCTGGCAATCGCCATGGAGGAGCGGCGGAACCTGAGCTCGCTGGTGCAGCCCGGGATGCGCGCCGTGACGGTGAGCGCGAGCAGCCGCGCCGACAAGAGCTATGCGCTGATCCAGCCCGGTGATCGCATCGACGTGGTGGCAACGGTGCCCTCCGGAGTGAACAAGGAGCAGACGTCGTCGGTGGTGCTGCTGCAGAACGTGCTGGTCCTCGCGGTGGGGACCGACACGACCATCGATCAGGTGGAGCGAGCCAACAGCAAGGACAAGAGCGAGTTGCTCTTGAGCTTGAGTCTCACGGTGCAGGAAGCGCAGCTGCTGTCGCTGGCCACGGAGAAGGGCAAGCTCAGCGTCGCGCTCCGCAATCCAGACGACGTGCGGGTGACCGAAGGAATTTCCGACATGAGCTCGTCGGCGCTCGCCGATGTCCAGGCACGCGGTCAGGCGCAGGGTGTGCGCAAGGCGGCTCCCGTCGGGCCAGTGAAGATCGAGGCGGAGAGATAA
- a CDS encoding TadE/TadG family type IV pilus assembly protein, protein MLHHRSLEPAPRRLSDLPGDRRGAVVVMGLFMSIFLVGCLWYLIGIGDAAVYRSRVNAGADAVAYTAAVFHARGMNMIAMLNLIIAASVALIVVAKTLNYIIGMVYHAASWMCASPATDLPENSCNIAKDAANQYKRLVYILEELEGEKGDELLAGLSRAQRDIAQLTPWVAATESTTVATGYKPMTTGIALSASMAPTMPRLGLPIMDEPYENTCSRGAAIGPEMVMQLIPPEYLPILKKAGKSVHALIKDFPTEFCGDTTYTGNSLKVFNEKNICDEEQKKFDEGRGGSGGSGGSGGRGGGRRGRRGYGSGGGGGSGGSGGSGGEAETFDMEACLEEQGLTEQQIKDKKNQEKIDDVKPEEHLDKDPEPELKSAKQMTPQGVNGNDFFQVYAMVSADTSMLHKTDRGVLIAAGTPQETLPAAEFEGWGISQAEFYYDQTEDARVQDRCWAPGGAACGMTWNEYKHNVLWNMRWRARLRYIRQPDKGVVDVDILGADFPAGENGTYVPTETLNAYQEPINQGLFGKVLKWRLDLAGFDFGN, encoded by the coding sequence ATGCTCCACCATCGCTCCCTCGAACCAGCGCCGCGGCGCCTCTCGGATCTTCCCGGTGACCGCCGCGGCGCGGTGGTCGTCATGGGGCTGTTCATGTCGATCTTCCTGGTGGGGTGCCTCTGGTACCTCATCGGGATCGGGGACGCGGCCGTCTACCGCTCGCGGGTGAACGCGGGCGCCGACGCCGTGGCCTATACGGCGGCGGTGTTCCACGCGCGCGGCATGAACATGATCGCCATGCTGAACCTGATCATCGCGGCCTCCGTGGCGCTGATCGTGGTGGCGAAGACGCTGAACTACATCATCGGCATGGTCTATCACGCTGCGAGCTGGATGTGCGCGTCGCCAGCCACCGACTTGCCGGAGAACAGCTGCAACATCGCCAAAGACGCGGCCAACCAGTACAAGCGCCTCGTCTACATTCTGGAGGAGCTGGAGGGCGAGAAGGGGGACGAGCTCCTCGCCGGTCTCAGCCGAGCCCAGCGTGACATTGCACAGCTCACGCCGTGGGTCGCCGCCACCGAGAGCACCACCGTGGCCACTGGTTACAAGCCGATGACGACCGGCATCGCGCTGAGCGCTTCGATGGCGCCGACGATGCCGCGGCTCGGTTTGCCCATCATGGACGAGCCCTACGAGAACACGTGCTCGCGCGGTGCAGCCATCGGACCGGAGATGGTCATGCAGCTCATCCCGCCGGAGTACCTGCCCATCTTGAAGAAGGCCGGGAAGTCGGTGCATGCGCTCATCAAGGACTTCCCCACGGAGTTCTGTGGCGACACGACGTACACCGGCAACAGCCTCAAGGTGTTCAACGAGAAGAACATCTGCGACGAGGAGCAGAAGAAATTCGACGAAGGCAGGGGAGGCTCGGGGGGCAGCGGTGGCAGCGGAGGCCGCGGCGGAGGCCGACGCGGACGCCGGGGTTACGGCAGCGGCGGTGGTGGTGGCAGCGGTGGCAGCGGTGGCAGCGGCGGTGAGGCGGAGACCTTCGACATGGAGGCGTGCCTCGAAGAGCAGGGCCTGACCGAACAGCAGATCAAGGACAAGAAGAACCAGGAGAAGATCGACGACGTCAAACCCGAGGAGCACCTCGACAAAGATCCCGAGCCCGAGCTGAAGAGCGCGAAGCAGATGACGCCGCAAGGGGTCAACGGCAACGACTTCTTCCAGGTCTACGCCATGGTCTCGGCCGACACGTCGATGCTGCACAAGACCGACAGGGGTGTGCTCATCGCCGCTGGCACGCCGCAAGAGACGCTGCCCGCCGCGGAGTTCGAGGGCTGGGGCATCTCGCAGGCCGAGTTCTATTACGACCAGACGGAAGATGCGCGCGTGCAAGATCGTTGCTGGGCTCCCGGCGGCGCGGCCTGCGGCATGACCTGGAACGAGTACAAGCACAACGTGCTCTGGAACATGCGCTGGCGCGCTCGGCTTCGGTACATCCGGCAGCCCGACAAAGGCGTCGTCGACGTCGACATCCTCGGTGCGGACTTCCCGGCAGGCGAGAACGGGACCTACGTGCCCACGGAGACGCTGAACGCTTACCAGGAGCCCATCAACCAAGGGCTCTTCGGAAAGGTGTTGAAGTGGCGGCTGGACCTCGCTGGGTTCGACTTCGGCAACTGA
- a CDS encoding TadE/TadG family type IV pilus assembly protein, whose amino-acid sequence MARWLRAPWQRSTHLASTHLTSTAPRPEATTSEKKPSLVEDRRGAVYVEFLGAFFPLFTMFLALVQFGFIQTASIIVQHSAIRASRTAAVILHDNPAHYGGALQGTVTAQKREMVLDDARGPLKSLGNANQTNVTFDKNNYGRDDMVRLRVQYPYGCKVPVGRTIACGFDGQRTLEAEASMPNQGADFIY is encoded by the coding sequence ATGGCTCGCTGGCTCCGCGCTCCGTGGCAGCGCTCGACACACCTCGCCTCGACGCACCTCACTTCGACGGCCCCTCGGCCGGAGGCGACGACGTCCGAAAAGAAACCCTCGCTCGTCGAGGACCGGCGCGGCGCGGTCTACGTCGAGTTTCTCGGTGCCTTCTTTCCACTGTTCACGATGTTCCTCGCGCTCGTGCAGTTCGGGTTCATCCAGACGGCGAGCATCATCGTTCAGCATTCCGCGATCCGAGCGTCGCGCACGGCGGCGGTCATCCTGCACGACAATCCCGCACACTACGGGGGTGCGCTGCAGGGGACGGTCACGGCGCAGAAGCGCGAGATGGTGCTGGACGACGCGCGTGGCCCGCTCAAGTCACTCGGCAACGCCAACCAGACGAACGTCACGTTCGACAAGAACAACTACGGCCGCGACGACATGGTCCGGCTGAGGGTGCAGTACCCCTACGGATGCAAGGTCCCCGTGGGTCGGACCATTGCGTGCGGCTTTGACGGGCAACGGACCCTCGAAGCCGAGGCCAGCATGCCCAACCAGGGCGCCGACTTCATTTATTGA
- a CDS encoding prepilin peptidase, with translation MLGQHHFLASAIVITAIAAWYDWRTGEIPNWVTLGPLAVAPCLHFIAPLLAGRDFQAAMEGAGSSILGAVLCALVPVLLYRVSEGRAFGGGDVKLLAAVGAILRPLVGIEAEYYAIFAGLLIGLGYLAYEGKLLRTLKNTAALALNPILPRHLRREVSPEMMTLTRFGPAIFLGTCCAVLMNWRAP, from the coding sequence ATGCTCGGGCAGCACCACTTCCTGGCGTCCGCGATCGTGATCACCGCGATCGCCGCCTGGTACGACTGGCGCACAGGGGAGATCCCGAACTGGGTGACCCTCGGGCCGCTCGCCGTGGCGCCTTGTCTGCACTTCATCGCGCCGCTGCTCGCCGGTCGAGATTTCCAGGCGGCCATGGAGGGCGCAGGGTCGTCGATCCTCGGCGCCGTGCTGTGTGCTCTGGTCCCTGTGCTCCTCTACCGGGTGAGCGAGGGGCGCGCCTTCGGCGGGGGTGACGTGAAGCTCCTGGCCGCGGTCGGCGCCATCCTCCGTCCGCTCGTGGGGATCGAGGCGGAGTACTACGCCATCTTCGCCGGCCTGCTGATCGGGCTGGGCTACCTCGCCTACGAGGGCAAGCTGCTGCGTACGCTGAAGAACACGGCAGCGCTCGCGCTGAACCCGATCCTCCCCCGCCACCTTCGTCGGGAGGTGTCTCCCGAGATGATGACGTTGACGCGCTTCGGGCCAGCCATCTTCCTCGGCACCTGCTGCGCCGTGCTCATGAACTGGAGGGCACCCTAG
- a CDS encoding Flp family type IVb pilin codes for MDKMTLVNRNFLKDTRGANLVEYIVLVGVVALIALAGYKIFGNRVTDKINEQANSVGAINGQGM; via the coding sequence ATGGACAAGATGACGCTGGTGAACCGGAACTTCCTCAAAGACACCCGTGGTGCGAACCTGGTCGAGTACATCGTCCTCGTCGGCGTCGTCGCCCTCATCGCGCTCGCTGGTTACAAGATCTTCGGCAACCGGGTGACCGACAAGATCAACGAGCAGGCGAACTCCGTGGGCGCCATCAACGGCCAGGGCATGTAG
- a CDS encoding ATP-binding protein → MSARELPASECRKILDPTQFPFKTTEDVTPLPAGMPSQERALTALAFGLDIRQPRFHVVVVGAPGTGRTFCARAVAKRIACTRPTPDDLLLLPNPHRPSEPTVLSLPPGEGRPFVEAMEELHAKLVDALRGSTEGERFKQARAKIQRRVRAEERKLEEQLRSSARALGFDLVRNGDEVQLSPLEREPETARPRSNRHLDAAASATLSAALAASANLDAPRAKAQESDGRVEAPEAGGHVASSSALPAAPQGPSAGATVLTSPDAAPSAPHGAVASTHASSSPPPPPASTRAPQGDSSSTSPLSASSASSAPPLAPSASASTPSGLDALRSPDGGQDAALDHGPTSSRTPLPTRSATNSRPDERLSDDEGPGGDANDDGPTPSLRGDDAGEPLHEVAVLVEDFEARLAAVQDDAEVELRGVIKHLIAEGVKGCFQPVHDRFQGRADIIAFLADVETVVSKELRLLVDESRNDEGASLARGIVVPTQLTEHKPGSGAPVIEVPYPTLTALFGRTHVPPDEGFPPEPGFAVAGALHQANGGYLVLPAGALLKNEALYEQLKACLLAGKFIVPEHNPSYFRGTAEELLLPQIPLDLKVVLVTSPILYHELHEADPEFSQLFKVEARFESTLPIELALQSYPAFLADLARDRGLPPLTADAVSGLLFHAGRLAESQTRVSAQIGLIAEVALEAAYRAQQRQLAVIDGAMVNEALEAAQRRGGHFRDQMHKLLSDGTIRIDTTGTKVGQVNAISVLSDGPQTFGRPCRVTAVVYPGREGPVNIAREVEMSGPIHSKGVLVLTGYLALRFAHRRPLSFGASLVFEQTYEPIEGDSASLSELFALLSALSGVPIRQELAVTGSIDQQGIIQPVGGINDKVEAFFDLCAAKGLTGTQGALIPRTNRDAVMLRQDIVAAIEAGKFHLYEVATVEDGVALITGTPAGEHDAEGFYPAGTVFHAVDQRLDQFHRTMMELRGR, encoded by the coding sequence ATGTCCGCCCGCGAGCTGCCCGCCAGCGAGTGCCGCAAGATCCTGGACCCCACCCAGTTCCCCTTCAAGACCACCGAGGACGTCACCCCCCTTCCCGCGGGCATGCCTTCACAGGAGCGCGCCCTCACCGCCCTGGCCTTCGGGCTCGACATCCGTCAGCCGCGCTTTCATGTCGTCGTCGTCGGCGCTCCGGGTACGGGCCGGACCTTCTGCGCCCGCGCCGTCGCCAAGCGCATCGCCTGCACCCGGCCCACGCCCGACGATCTCCTGCTGCTACCCAACCCCCACCGCCCGAGCGAGCCCACCGTGCTCTCGCTCCCGCCGGGCGAGGGGCGGCCGTTCGTCGAGGCCATGGAAGAGCTCCACGCCAAGCTCGTCGACGCGTTGCGCGGCTCCACCGAAGGGGAGCGCTTCAAGCAGGCGCGCGCCAAGATCCAGCGGCGGGTGCGCGCCGAGGAGCGCAAGCTCGAGGAGCAGCTCAGGAGCTCGGCCCGCGCACTCGGCTTCGACCTGGTGCGCAACGGCGATGAAGTGCAGCTCTCCCCGCTCGAGCGCGAGCCGGAGACCGCAAGGCCCCGCAGCAATCGCCACCTCGATGCCGCGGCATCCGCGACGCTGAGCGCCGCCCTCGCCGCCAGCGCCAACCTCGACGCGCCTCGGGCCAAAGCCCAGGAGAGCGACGGCCGCGTCGAGGCGCCGGAAGCCGGCGGCCACGTTGCCTCGAGCAGCGCGCTACCCGCAGCTCCCCAGGGGCCTTCCGCGGGCGCCACGGTCCTCACCTCGCCCGACGCCGCACCGTCTGCGCCTCACGGCGCGGTGGCCTCGACCCACGCATCATCCTCTCCGCCACCCCCGCCAGCGAGCACGCGCGCCCCCCAGGGAGACTCGTCGTCCACATCGCCTCTCTCGGCTTCGAGCGCTTCGTCTGCCCCGCCTTTGGCGCCGAGCGCTTCGGCTTCGACGCCCTCTGGCCTGGACGCCTTGCGGTCCCCTGACGGTGGGCAAGACGCCGCCCTCGACCATGGGCCCACGTCGTCGCGCACGCCGCTGCCCACCAGATCGGCGACGAACTCGCGACCGGACGAGCGGCTCTCCGACGACGAAGGCCCGGGCGGCGACGCGAACGATGACGGCCCCACGCCCTCGCTCCGTGGCGACGACGCCGGGGAGCCCCTTCATGAGGTGGCCGTCCTCGTCGAGGACTTCGAGGCGCGCCTCGCGGCGGTGCAAGACGACGCCGAGGTCGAACTCCGCGGCGTGATCAAGCACCTCATCGCCGAGGGGGTGAAGGGCTGTTTTCAGCCCGTACACGACAGGTTCCAGGGGCGCGCCGACATCATCGCGTTCCTCGCCGACGTCGAGACCGTGGTGTCCAAGGAGCTGCGCCTGCTCGTCGACGAGAGCCGCAACGACGAGGGCGCCTCGCTCGCGCGCGGCATCGTCGTGCCCACCCAGCTCACCGAGCACAAGCCGGGCAGCGGCGCGCCGGTCATCGAGGTCCCCTACCCCACGCTCACCGCCCTCTTCGGCCGCACCCACGTCCCCCCCGACGAGGGCTTCCCCCCGGAGCCCGGCTTCGCCGTGGCGGGCGCCTTGCACCAGGCCAACGGCGGCTACCTCGTCTTGCCCGCGGGCGCCTTGCTCAAGAACGAGGCCCTCTACGAGCAGCTCAAGGCGTGCTTGCTCGCGGGCAAGTTCATCGTCCCCGAGCACAACCCCTCGTACTTCCGCGGGACGGCCGAGGAGCTTCTCCTCCCTCAGATTCCCCTCGATCTGAAGGTCGTCCTCGTGACGAGCCCCATCCTCTACCACGAGCTCCACGAGGCCGACCCCGAGTTCTCCCAGCTCTTCAAGGTGGAGGCGCGCTTCGAGTCGACGCTGCCCATCGAGCTGGCCCTCCAGTCGTACCCCGCGTTCCTCGCCGACCTCGCGCGGGATCGGGGGCTGCCGCCCCTCACGGCCGACGCGGTCTCTGGCTTGCTCTTCCACGCAGGGCGGCTCGCCGAGAGTCAGACCCGCGTCAGCGCGCAGATCGGTCTCATCGCGGAGGTAGCGCTCGAGGCCGCCTACCGCGCGCAGCAGCGGCAGCTCGCGGTCATCGATGGCGCGATGGTGAACGAGGCGCTGGAGGCGGCGCAGCGGCGCGGCGGTCACTTCCGCGACCAGATGCACAAGCTGCTCTCCGACGGCACGATCCGCATCGACACGACGGGCACCAAGGTCGGCCAGGTCAACGCCATCTCGGTCCTCTCGGACGGGCCGCAGACCTTCGGGCGGCCTTGCCGGGTGACCGCCGTGGTGTACCCGGGCCGCGAGGGACCGGTGAACATCGCGCGCGAGGTGGAGATGTCCGGGCCCATCCACAGCAAGGGCGTCCTGGTGCTCACCGGCTACCTCGCGCTGCGCTTCGCGCACCGGCGCCCGCTGTCCTTCGGCGCGTCGCTCGTCTTCGAGCAGACTTACGAGCCGATCGAGGGTGATAGCGCCTCGCTGAGCGAGCTGTTCGCGCTGCTCTCCGCGCTGTCGGGCGTCCCCATCCGGCAAGAGCTGGCGGTCACGGGCAGCATCGATCAGCAGGGGATCATCCAGCCGGTGGGTGGGATCAACGACAAGGTCGAGGCCTTCTTCGACCTGTGCGCCGCCAAGGGCCTGACCGGCACCCAGGGGGCCTTGATCCCGAGGACGAACCGCGATGCGGTGATGCTGCGACAGGACATCGTCGCCGCCATCGAGGCAGGCAAGTTCCACCTGTACGAGGTGGCCACGGTGGAGGACGGCGTGGCGCTGATCACCGGCACCCCCGCGGGCGAGCACGACGCCGAGGGCTTCTACCCGGCCGGAACGGTGTTCCACGCCGTGGATCAGCGGCTGGATCAGTTCCACCGCACGATGATGGAGCTGCGCGGTCGCTGA